The region ATTCAAGTCCTAGTTTTTTAGAAATTTTATTTGCAAATGTTGAAAACTCTTCATTTACATTGGCATAGCAAATAAACTCTTCACTATCAACAACTTCTAATCCTAAAACCTCTTTTGCAACATATTTATTTAAATGTGTTTTATCGATATTTGTATGCATTGAAATCAATGCAATATTTTTTCTAATTAATGTTTTTAATAATTTCGTGCTGTATGTATCATAATTTACTTTTTTTAAAGCAGAAAATATTAAAGGATGATGAGTAATAATCAAAGAGTTTTCTTCAACTTTCTCCAGATTTTCTTCATCTAAATCTATTGAGATATAAACCTGTTTTATCTCATCATCAAAATTTCCAACTAAAAGTCCTGAGTTATCCCATTTTTCCTGTAATTCAAAAGGTGACAACTCATCTAAAAATTGATAAATCTCTTTTAGTTTCAAATTAAATTCCTAATAATTTTTTCTCTCAACAATCTAGTTCATTTCATTCACTACGATTGATACGCTTAGCTAACTCGTACAGCCTTTTGTGTAAGTTCTTAACTTACAAACAAAAGTCAAAATAATCTAAAAGAGTAAAACTATTTACTCTTTTTTAACGATTATTTTCTACCAACTCTTTTTAATCTATCTTCTTCTTGGGTCTTATATAAAACTGCACAACCTTGTGCTAGTTCTCTAACCTTTAAAATATAATTTTGTCTTTCTGTTACAGAAATAGCTTTTCTTGCATCAAGTGTATTAAAAGCGTGTGAAGCTAACATACATTGGTCATATGCAGGTAAAGGTAGACCTTTTTCTAAACACACTTTACACTCATTAAATGCATCATCAAAATGTCTAAAAAGCATCTCAGTATTTGCTACTTCAAAATTATATGTTGAGAACTCATATTCACTCTCTTTGTGAACATCCCCATATGTTGTTTGACCATATTGGTTTTCATTCCATACAATATCATAAACAGAATCAACACCTTGAAGATACATAGCAAGTCTTTCTGTACCATAAGTAATCTCAACTGCAACAGGATCACAAGGAAGCCCTCCAACTTGCTGGAAGTAAGTAAATTGCGTTACTTCCATACCATCTAACCATACTTCCCAACCAAGTCCCCAAGCTCCAAGAGTTGGAGATTCCCAGTTGTCCTCTACAAATCTAACATCATGTTTACTTAAATCAAGTCCTAAAAATTCCAACGACTTTAGATATAAATCTTGAATATTATCTGGACTAGGTTTAATTAAAACTTGAAATTGATAGTATGCACCTAGTCTATTTGGGTTTTCCCCATATCTTCCATCTGTTGGTCTTCTACTTGGGGCTACATATGCTGTAGACCAAGGAGTTGAATCTAAACTTCTTAAAAGTGTTGCAGGGTGGAATGTTCCAGCTCCTGCTGGGATATCATAAGGTTGTACTACGTTACACCCTTGCTCTGCCCAAAATTGTTGTAATTTTAATAGAATTTCTGAAAATGTTACCATCTTATTTTATTCCTAATGCTTTATTAATTTTATTTTTATCAAAACCACAAATCCACTGATTCTCTATTAAAACTACAGGCGCTCCACTGCAGCCATGCTTTTTACAATCGTTTAAAGCTTTTTTATTTGTGGAAAGATCAATTTGATTATATTTAATCTTTTTTGCTTTTAAATAAGCTTTAGCTTCATTGCACCATTTACATTTTGGTAAAGTAAATAGTGCAACTTGCTTCATTATAATCTAACTTCAATAGAAGCTGAATCAGTTTCAACAGCTTTAGATTTTACTAATCTGTCTTCTTTAAGTTTAGCAGCTAATTCTTTATCTGAAATAGCTAAAATTTGCATAGCTAAGTATGCAGCGTTTACAGCACCAGCTTTACCAAGTGCAACTGTTGCAACAGGCATACCTGAAGGCATTTGAACAGTTGAAAGCATAGCATCCATACCATCCATAGCTCCACCTTTCATTGGAACACCAATAACAGGTTTAGTTGTAGTTGCAGCTAATGCTCCAGCTAAGTGTGCAGCCATACCAGCAGCAGCAATAAATGCAACTGCACCTTTCTCTTCAGATTCTTTAACATAACTTTTAGTTCTCTCTGGACTTCTATGTGCAGAAGAGATTATCATCTCATATTTAACATCAAATTTTTCAAAAGTATCAGCACAGTTTTTCATTATTTCATAGTCTGACTTACTTCCCATTATAATAGATACAAAATTCATACATCATCCTTATTTTAAAAATGGTAGATATTATATCAAAATTTTTCTAACAGTTTAATAATCTTCGATGAATTAAGCTTATTCCAAGCATCAAAATCATGCAAAATCAATGAATCATTTTTAAATACAAATTGACTAAAATTTTTTGACTTATCTTTTACATATATTGCTTTTGAACAATCATAATTGTGAGGGGTTTCTTTCTTGGCTGAATCAGTAAATATGACAATTGTAGGTATAAAAAAAGCTTCTGCAATATGGTAAGTTGCAGTATTTACAGTAAGAACATTTGTCATATTTGAAACAATATATGCATAATCCAAAAATCCATTAGAATACATTGATAAATCTACATATCTATCTTCATCAATTTTTGCATCAATTTTTAATACTGAAACAATAGTATAATCAGGAAGTTTTACTACAAGCTCTTTTAATAATGATACGGCAATCTCTTTTGGAATAGATTTTGATATATTTGCAGAAAAAGGGTGAAAAAGTAATAGTTTCCCTTTTGCTTTTAAAGATTTGAATCTTTGTTTTAATTCATTTTTTGGTTTATAATATTCTAAACTTATATTATTATATTTTTTTTCTTGAGGAATTGAATTATAATCAATTCCAAATTTATACAACCATGCATCAATATGAGGTAATTTTTCATAATAACTTCTTTTTGATACTGAACTTACATCTATAAAAAAATCATATTCACAAAATTTTTTTACATTTATAGATAATGCAGTTACTTTACGAATAAAAGATTGATTTGAAAAAATTGCTTTATCTCTTGAAAAATACTTATTTTCAGAGGCATTTAAATATATATCAATAGTAACACTTTTAAATCTTTTTTTT is a window of Halarcobacter sp. DNA encoding:
- a CDS encoding glutaredoxin domain-containing protein; protein product: MKQVALFTLPKCKWCNEAKAYLKAKKIKYNQIDLSTNKKALNDCKKHGCSGAPVVLIENQWICGFDKNKINKALGIK
- a CDS encoding Nif3-like dinuclear metal center hexameric protein → MKLKEIYQFLDELSPFELQEKWDNSGLLVGNFDDEIKQVYISIDLDEENLEKVEENSLIITHHPLIFSALKKVNYDTYSTKLLKTLIRKNIALISMHTNIDKTHLNKYVAKEVLGLEVVDSEEFICYANVNEEFSTFANKISKKLGLEYIKYVKCNDKVKRVALVTGAGMSLINEVKADCFLTGDIKYHDAMDAKVRGISLIDIRHYESEKYFSVLLMGLIEEYLKKNKLKAIITASKNPFKFCTQGETVE
- the glyQ gene encoding glycine--tRNA ligase subunit alpha, producing the protein MVTFSEILLKLQQFWAEQGCNVVQPYDIPAGAGTFHPATLLRSLDSTPWSTAYVAPSRRPTDGRYGENPNRLGAYYQFQVLIKPSPDNIQDLYLKSLEFLGLDLSKHDVRFVEDNWESPTLGAWGLGWEVWLDGMEVTQFTYFQQVGGLPCDPVAVEITYGTERLAMYLQGVDSVYDIVWNENQYGQTTYGDVHKESEYEFSTYNFEVANTEMLFRHFDDAFNECKVCLEKGLPLPAYDQCMLASHAFNTLDARKAISVTERQNYILKVRELAQGCAVLYKTQEEDRLKRVGRK
- the purE gene encoding 5-(carboxyamino)imidazole ribonucleotide mutase; the encoded protein is MNFVSIIMGSKSDYEIMKNCADTFEKFDVKYEMIISSAHRSPERTKSYVKESEEKGAVAFIAAAGMAAHLAGALAATTTKPVIGVPMKGGAMDGMDAMLSTVQMPSGMPVATVALGKAGAVNAAYLAMQILAISDKELAAKLKEDRLVKSKAVETDSASIEVRL